The following are encoded together in the Bos indicus x Bos taurus breed Angus x Brahman F1 hybrid chromosome 24, Bos_hybrid_MaternalHap_v2.0, whole genome shotgun sequence genome:
- the ZADH2 gene encoding prostaglandin reductase 3 isoform X1, with the protein MVGQAVAYMAPGSFAEYTVVPARVAIPVPGLKPEYLTLLVSGTTAYISLKELGGLSEGKKVLVTAAAGGTGQFAVQLAKKAKCHVIGTCSSAEKSAFLKSVGCDRPINYNTEHVGTVLRQEYPQGVDVVYESVGGAMFDLAVDALATRGRLIVIGFVSGYQTPTGLSPVKAGTLPAKLLKKSASVQGFFLNHYLPEFRGAMDHLLKMYAGGELVCEVDTGGLSAEGRFTGLESVFRAVDYMYMRKNTGKIVVELPPSVNSKL; encoded by the coding sequence ATGGTCGGCCAGGCTGTGGCCTACATGGCGCCTGGTTCCTTCGCTGAGTACACAGTGGTGCCTGCCAGGGTCGCCATCCCAGTGCCGGGCCTGAAACCCGAGTATCTCACGCTCCTGGTGAGTGGGACCACAGCCTACATCAGCCTGAAAGAGCTCGGGGGGCTGTCGGAAGGGAAGAAGGTCCTGGTGACCGCGGCAGCCGGGGGCACCGGCCAGTTCGCCGTCCAGCTCGCAAAGAAGGCCAAGTGCCACGTCATTGGAACATGCTCTTCTGCCGAGAAGTCTGCTTTTCTGAAGTCTGTTGGCTGCGACCGCCCCATCAACTATAACACCGAGCACGTGGGCACCGTCCTGAGGCAGGAGTACCCCCAAGGTGTGGACGTGGTGTACGAGTCTGTCGGGGGAGCCATGTTTGACTTGGCCGTGGACGCCTTGGCTACCCGAGGGCGCTTGATAGTCATCGGGTTCGTCTCTGGCTACCAGACTCCTACTGGCCTGTCGCCCGTTAAAGCAGGAACACTTCCAGCCAAACTGCTGAAGAAATCTGCCAGTGTCCAGGGCTTCTTCTTGAACCATTACCTTCCTGAGTTTCGAGGTGCCATGGACCACTTGCTCAAGATGTATGCGGGTGGTGAGCTGGTTTGTGAGGTGGACACTGGAGGTCTGTCTGCAGAGGGCAGGTTTACCGGCCTGGAATCGGTCTTCCGGGCCGTCGATTATATGTACATGAgaaaaaacactggaaaaattGTCGTTGAATTACCTCCCTCTGTCAACAGTAAGCTATAA
- the ZADH2 gene encoding prostaglandin reductase 3 isoform X2 — MQRLALAGTRAIVDMSYARHFLDFQGSAIPSKMQKLVVTRLSPNFREAVTLRRDCPVPLPGDGDLLVRNRFVGVNASDINYSAGRYDPSVKTPFDAGFEGVGEVVALGLSASAAFMVGQAVAYMAPGSFAEYTVVPARVAIPVPGLKPEYLTLLVSGTTAYISLKELGGLSEGKKVLVTAAAGGTGQFAVQLAKKAKCHVIGTCSSAEKSAFLKSVGCDRPINYNTEHVGTVLRQEYPQGVDVVYESVGGAMFDLAVDALATRGRLIVIGFVSGYQTPTGLSPVKAGTLPAKLLKKSASVQGFFLNHYLPEFRGAMDHLLKMYAGGELVCEVDTGGLSAEGRFTGLESVFRAVDYMYMRKNTGKIVVELPPSVNSKL; from the exons ATGCAGAGGCTGGCGCTCGCCGGGACCCGAGCCATCGTGGACATGTCGTACGCCCGCCACTTCCTGGACTTCCAGGGCTCGGCCATCCCTAGCAAGATGCAGAAGCTGGTGGTGACCCGGCTGAGCCCCAACTTCCGAGAGGCCGTCACCCTGCGCCGGGACTGCCCGGTGCCCCTCCCCGGGGACGGAGACCTCCTCGTCCGGAACCG atTTGTTGGTGTCAATGCTTCTGACATCAACTATTCGGCTGGCCGCTACGACCCTTCAGTCAAGACCCCCTTCGACGCAGGCTTCGAAGGTGTCGGGGAGGTGGTGGCCTTGGGCCTCTCTGCCAGCGCTGCGTTCATGGTCGGCCAGGCTGTGGCCTACATGGCGCCTGGTTCCTTCGCTGAGTACACAGTGGTGCCTGCCAGGGTCGCCATCCCAGTGCCGGGCCTGAAACCCGAGTATCTCACGCTCCTGGTGAGTGGGACCACAGCCTACATCAGCCTGAAAGAGCTCGGGGGGCTGTCGGAAGGGAAGAAGGTCCTGGTGACCGCGGCAGCCGGGGGCACCGGCCAGTTCGCCGTCCAGCTCGCAAAGAAGGCCAAGTGCCACGTCATTGGAACATGCTCTTCTGCCGAGAAGTCTGCTTTTCTGAAGTCTGTTGGCTGCGACCGCCCCATCAACTATAACACCGAGCACGTGGGCACCGTCCTGAGGCAGGAGTACCCCCAAGGTGTGGACGTGGTGTACGAGTCTGTCGGGGGAGCCATGTTTGACTTGGCCGTGGACGCCTTGGCTACCCGAGGGCGCTTGATAGTCATCGGGTTCGTCTCTGGCTACCAGACTCCTACTGGCCTGTCGCCCGTTAAAGCAGGAACACTTCCAGCCAAACTGCTGAAGAAATCTGCCAGTGTCCAGGGCTTCTTCTTGAACCATTACCTTCCTGAGTTTCGAGGTGCCATGGACCACTTGCTCAAGATGTATGCGGGTGGTGAGCTGGTTTGTGAGGTGGACACTGGAGGTCTGTCTGCAGAGGGCAGGTTTACCGGCCTGGAATCGGTCTTCCGGGCCGTCGATTATATGTACATGAgaaaaaacactggaaaaattGTCGTTGAATTACCTCCCTCTGTCAACAGTAAGCTATAA